The genomic region ATTCCATATCAAAAGGATTTTTTTCATCCTTCAGCCTGATTTCTTTCTGCGTTTCTTTCCATTGTGATGGAACTATTTCCGGAAAGTAAGTATCTCCGGTTATTTCGACATGAACTTTGGTTAAGTATATTTTTGATGCTATTCCTATGGATTGGGCATAAATCTCCCCTCCACCAATAATTTTAGGCTCTGATTGTGGTGGACATAACTGAATTGCTTCCGAAAGAGATGTTGCCATAAAAACACCCTCGAATTTCTGGTCTTTGTTTCTGGAAATAACAATATTGCTTCGGTTGGGTAAGGGCCTTCCAATGGATTCAAAGGTTTTTCTACCCATAATGATTGGATGCCCGGTGGTAAGCTCTTTAAAACGTTTCAAATCGGCAGGTAAATGCCATAACAATTGGTTGTCTTTGCCAATGGCACCATTTATTGAGGTTGCAACTACAAGGCTAATTTCCATTAGAATTTTTTTGCCAAAGGTAGCAGGGGAATAAATAAAAAGGGCGAAAATCCAAGAAGCTTATTAATATTGTAGTTTGTTTAATTTAGAATAATCTGTTTTAATTCATGAAACAAGGCTATCATTCTTATTTACAGCTATTTATATTCTTTCTTTTAATAGGTTTTTCATCCTTGGTTTATTCGGTTAATCCTTCCAATGGACCTCGTTTTATTCAAAACAAAGGCCAATGGGAAAAGGAGACTTTTTTTAGACTGAACCTACACCAAGGTGAACTTTTTTATCAAACCTCTTCTGTTTTGATAAATCTTCATGAAAGTCCAATGGAAGAAGTTGATTTGGCAAATGGATTGCATCACCACTCATACCGTCAATCTATCAAAGGTCATGCTTATCGCATGCGTTTAATGAATGCCAACTTGGTTATTCCCGCAGGAATGGAAGAGTTACCAGGTTTCCATAACTACTTAAAAGGAAAGGATACTCAAAAATGGACAAGTAGGGTACCAGCATTTGCACAAATAACCTATGAAAATATCTACCCTGGTATTACCTGGAAATTTAAAGGAACAGAAAGTCAGCTTAAATATGACTTTGAACTGGAAGCCGGGGCTAATCCGGAGTTAATCCAAATAAATTACGAAGGGGTAGAAAACTTAAAAATCAAAAGTGGTAAACTAATTATTCAAACTTCTATTGGCAAGGTTACCGAACTTGAACCAATTGCTTACCAAATGGTGGATGGGAAAAGACAACAAGTAGCTTGTGAGTTTTTGCTAAAGGGACAAACAGTGAGTTTTATTTTTCCAAAGGGTTATCGAAATGATTTGCCTTTGGTTATCGACCCAACTCTTGTTTTTGCAACCATGACAGGTGCCGCAGATGATAATTTTGGATTTACTGCAACGTATGATAATGCCGGTAATTTTTACGGAGGTGGCATTGTGTTTGGCGTTAACTATCCGTACACTACAGGTGCATACCAAACAACCTTCGGAGGGGAAGTTGATATGTCCATAACCAAGTTTAGTCCCAATGCAACCTCCTTTGTATATTCAACTTTAATTGGAGGGAATTCCTGCGATCAGCCAAGTAGCTTGGATATAAATTCACAAGGT from Bacteroidia bacterium harbors:
- a CDS encoding dihydrofolate reductase, which produces MEISLVVATSINGAIGKDNQLLWHLPADLKRFKELTTGHPIIMGRKTFESIGRPLPNRSNIVISRNKDQKFEGVFMATSLSEAIQLCPPQSEPKIIGGGEIYAQSIGIASKIYLTKVHVEITGDTYFPEIVPSQWKETQKEIRLKDEKNPFDMEFITLEKI